The Acidimicrobiia bacterium DNA window CCCGGGAGACAGATGCCAACCGGCTGGCCCAAATGATCGGCGGGAGGGACCTCCCGTGAACCACCGGCGCCTGAACTTCGGGGCAGGTTCGCGACTGGTCGCGGTCGTCCTCGCCGTCGGGTTCACCTCCTTGCTCATCGTTGTCGCCGGTGCCTCGCCGATCGAGGCCTTCAAGCTGCTGTGGGAGGGCTCGGTGGGCACCCAGGACAAACTCGCCAACACCCTCATGACCTGGGTTCCATTGGTGCTTGCGTCGGCGGGGCTCGTCGTCACGTTCTCGGCCGGTCTGTGGAACATCGGGGTGGAGGGCCAAATCGTCATGGGAGCGGTCGCGGCCTCGTGGGTGGCGCGTGAGGTGAGTATCGGGACGCCGGGGATCGTCACCCTGGCTCTCATCGCCGGCCTGCTCGCGGGCTTGTTGTGGGGCCTTCTTGCCGGGGCACTACGGGTCTACGGGCGGGTCAACGAGATCTTCGGCGGCCTCGGCCTCGACTTCGTCGCCACCGGATTCGTCGTGTACCTCGTCATCGGGCCGTGGAAGCGGGCAGGCATCGCATCGACCAGCGGCACCGACCCGTTCCCCCGGGACTCCTGGCTCCCCACGATCGGCAACAAGCTGGCACCGATCGCGTTGATCCTCGCGGTCGCCGGAGTGGTCGGGGTCCTCTACCTGATGCGGGGCACCTACTTCGGGCTCCGACTCAAGGCGGTCGGCGCCAACCCGGCGAGCGCGTTCATCATCGGCATTCAGACCCACCGTTACCTGCTGGCCGCAATGGCGATCGGGGGCGCCCTCGCTGGCGTCGCCGGCACCATCCAGGCGATCGGGTTCCAGCACAAGTTGGTACCGTCGATATCGGGGGGTTACGGCTTCCTTGGCATCCTGGTGGTGCTGCTGGCGTCCTACCGCGCCGCGCTGATTGCCCCGATCGCCTTCTTCTTCGTGATGATCTCGGTGGGCAGCAGCCAGCTGTCATTACGCCTCGGCCTCGACTCATCGATCGGGGGCGTTATCCAGGGCAGCCTGGTGCTGATCGCCATCCTGGTCGGCGGGTGGCAGGTACAGCGTGCCCGGCGTCGCGCGGTACCCACGGTGGAGGCCTGACCGTGGAAGCCACGTTCGCCACCATCGTCGCCGCGGCGGCTCCGCTGATCTACGCCACCATGGGCGAGACGATCACCGAGAAGGCCGGGGTCATCAACCTGTCGCTCGACGGCAGCATCCTGCTCTCGGCAATGACCGGGTTCGCCACCACCTATGTCACCGGAAGTGTGATGCTCGGCTTCGTCGCCGCCATGGTCGTGTCGATGGTCATCGCCGCCCTCATCGCCTTCGCCAGCATCGAGTTGAAGCTCAACCAGATCGCGGTCGGGTTCGTGCTCACCCTTTTCGCCGCCGAACTCAGCTCGTTCCTCGGGAAGTCGTATGTCGGGGTCCGCGGCACCCATGTCCCCCACCTGGAGATCCCGTGGCTTTCCGAAATCCCCTTCTTCGGCAAGGTGCTCTTCGACCACAACCTGTCGGTGTATGGGTCGTTCGTGGCGCTGATCGTCGCCTACCTGTTCATCTTCCGAACCAAGCGGGGCCTCGAACTCCAGGGGATCGGCGAGCGGCCCGATGCGGCCTTCGCCCGGGGGATCCCCGTCAACAAACTCCGCTACGTGTACACCATCGTCGGCGGCGCCCTCGTCGGCCTCGCCGGCGCCGCCTTCTCGCTGGACGTGAAGTTCGGCTGGCGGGAGAACCTGACCCTCAACTTCGGATGGATCGCGCTGGCGATCGTCATCTTCGGCGGCTGGCACCCGGTTCGAGCGGCGTTCGGGTGCTACCTGTTCGGAGCGCTCCAGGTGGTGGCGCTCAAACTGCAGCCGGTGCCGGCGCTGCAGAGCTTCTCGCAGATCCTCCCCATCCTCCCCTTCGTGCTGATGATCTTCACCATGGTGATCGTGTACCTCGACGGGTTCCGCAGGTTCGGCGAACGCCACCCCCGATGGCGGCGGCTGTTCGCGTCCGATCCACCGGCGGGCATCGGGAGGGTGTTCGAGAGGGAGTGAGGAGATTCAAGAGTCAAGATTCAAGAATCAAGGCAAGGCTCTTGGCTCTTGGCTCTTGGCTCTTGGCTCTATCTGACGATTACCTCGTCGCCGACCCGCACGCGGTGCGCCCCCTCCAGGGTCTTCATGTCGAGGATGTAGCCGCGCATGCCGTCTTCGAGGAAGGCGAGGTGGTCGGCGATGTCATCGCGGGGGGCGACGTCGGGTCGGCCGAGCATGAATGAGGTGAACTCCCGGCAAGGGGTGGCCACCCGGGCGCCGCCGAGCGGCACCTCGCCATCGGCCGTCCTGACCACGACCACTCCCTCGAGGTCACTGACGGTGATCCGCCGGTCGGTCGCCACTATCAGGTTCTCTCCGGCGCATCCCAGCGGTGCGGATCCGAACCGTTCCGCGATCAGGTCGTAGTGGCCGGAGAATCCGATCGACAGCGCCCTCCGCCCACCGGCACGCGAGTTGGGATGGGCGGCGTGGTGGGCATCCATCACCCACGACCCCTCATGACGCCCGATCACCCCCGGCGGCCCGATGATCGCCTCCTCCACCGCCAGGATCGGACCCGAGTCGTACCCCTCCCCCTTGGCCTTCAACGGATCCCGCTGCACCTGGATACGGATGAGGAGGCCAAGGACGCGTTCGGGCATTCGGAGATCGTAGGGCCTGGTCAAGTCCAGGCGGCCCCCGCCTCCAGCAAAAGAGCGTCCTCCCCCGGCCTCCGGGGGAGGTGCCGAAGCGAAGCGAGGCGGAGGGGGCAGCGGAGACAGCGTGCGACCCGACGCGACCTGACAAAGCGGGCGAACTACCCGAAAACCACCTCATTCAGCAGGTCTGGCCTGTCGGTGATGATGCCGTCGACGCCCATCGCCAGGAGTGTCTTCATCTGATCGGGGGCGTTCACGGTCCACACGTGAACTTGCTTGCCCGCTTTGTGGGCCGAGTCAACCAGCCGGGCCGAGGCGATCCGTCGGGGGATCTGCAACGCGTCGGCGATGCCCCGGACCGGCAGGCCCACCCGGCATGACGCCACCGCCTGGGCGAGTTCGCGGGGTCCCGCCGACACCGCCACCCGGCCCCGAGTGAGACGGCGGAACTCGCGGATCCGCCAATCCCGAAACGACCCGATCAGCACCCGGTCCTGAGCCTGAAGGCGCTCGATCTCGGACGCCACCACCTCCTCGATGCCCGCCTGCTTCAGGTCGATGTTGAAGAGAGCCTCGGGGAATGTCTGCAGCAGGTCCGCCAACAAGGGAACCTTCAGCCCGGTCCCCCGGAGGGGGAAGACCTCCGCCAGCTTGAAGTTGTAGGCGGCGTCCAAAGCCTGCAACTCGTCCCAGGTGCGCTCCCACACCCTCCCGACGCCGTCGGTGAGTCGTTCGAGTCTGTCGTCGTGGAACACCACTACCCGGCCGTCGCGGGACACATGGACGTCGATCTCGAGGTACCGATATCCCATATCGACCGCCCCCTGGAACGCCACCATCGTGTTCTCCGGCCAAAGGACCCGGGAACCCCGGTGGGCCAAGCGGATGGGGTGCTCGTGGGAGAAATACGCTTTCATTGGCTCCTCGAAAGCCGCAATGCGCGATGCGCAATGAGCAACGCGCCCCATGAAACGGTCGCGCATCGCGCATCGCGCATCGCGCATGGGGTTCTCACGCCACCACCTCCCCGCGCTTGACCACCTTCCATACCAACGCACTTCCCGGGCGGTAGGGGATGTGGGAGTAGGAGGGGGCGTCGAAGATGGTCAGGTCGGCAAGGGTGCCGGGAGTCACTCTGCCGCGGTCGTCGAGACGCAGGGCCTGCGCTCCGCCCAGGGTGGCCGCCCACACGGCCTCCTCCGGGGTGAGACCCATCTCGAGACAGGCGAGCGCGATCACGAAGGGCATGCTCTCGACATTGGAGGTGCCCGGGTTGCAGTCGGTGGCCAGGGCAACGGTGACCCCGGCGTCCCACACCATGCGCCCGGGCGCCTGCGGAGAACGCATCGAGAACGAGGCGGCAGGCAACAACACGGCGACCACGCCGGCCTCCCGGAGGAGGACGGCATCCTCGTCGGTCACGTGATCGAGGTGATCGGCCGATGCCGAGCCGATCTCGGCGGCGAGGGCGGCGGCGCCGGTGTGGGCGAGTTGCTCGGCGTGCAACTTGGCCCCCAGGCCGAGCCCGGCGGCGGCGCTCAGGATCCGCCGGGCGTCGTCGACCGTGAAGGCGCCGCGATCGCAGAAGACATCACACCACTCGGCGAGCGGCGCGCACGCCGGCAGCATCTCGTCGACGACCAGGTCGACATATTCCGATCGGTCCATCCCCCGATCCGGCACATGGGCGCCGAGAAAGGTGGCGACCACATCCACCGGCGAGCGGCGTCCCGCCTCGATGGCTGCCTCGAGGATCCGCACCTCATCCGCCGTGGTCAGGCCGTACCCGGACTTCACCTCGACGGTGGTGGTGCCCGAGGCGAGCATCCGGCCGAGGCGGGCCACTGCCTCGTCTGCGAGCCGATCGGTCGGCGTCGACCGGGTGGCCGCAACCGTCGAGTGGATCCCGCCGCCGGCGGCGAGGATCTCCTCGTAAGACTCGCCGCGCAGGCGCCGGGCGAACTCTTCCGATCGATCACCGGCGAACACCGCATGGGTGTGCGAGTCGACGAACCCCGGCAGCACCGCCCGCCCTTCACAGTCGATGGCGTCGGCGTCGCGATGAGCCTTGGGGAGGTCGCGGGTCGATCCAGCCCAGACGACTCGATCCCCGTCCAGGGCGACCGCGGCGTCCTCGATGAGGCCCAGATCGCCGGGTACACCGGAGGCGTTGGTGACGAGTTGACCGATGTTCGTCAGTGTGAGGGTGGTCACGATTGGCAATTGGCAGATGGGAGGCAAATGGCGATGCGCAATGCGCGATGCGCAACGCGACCCGACCGCCCGACCAGCATGTCGCGCATTGCGCATTGCGCATTGCGGTCTCCACGGAAGCCCACCGAAAGGTCGACCGCCAACCCCCTCACCCCTCCTCCATCGGAATCCGCACCCCGCGCTCGTGGGCCACCTCGATGGCGCGCTCGTAACCGGCGTCGGCGTGGCGCATCACGCCCGTCCCGGGATCGTTGGTGAGCACCCGCTCCACCCGGAATGCGCCGTCGTCGGTGCCGTCGGCGACCACCTGGGCACCGGCGTGGATCGACTTGCCGATGCCCACTCCCCCGCCGTGATGGACCGCCACCCAGGCGGCGCCGGAGGCGGTGTTGAGCAGAGCGTTGAGAATCGGCCAGTCGGCGATGGCATCCGACCCGTCGAGCATCGCCTCGGTCTCCCGGTACGGAGAGGCAACCGATCCCGAGTCGAGGTGGTCCCTTCCGATCACGATCGGGGCCGACACCGCGCCGGACCGAACCAAATCGTTGAACGCCAGGCCGGCCTTGTCGCGTTCGCCATATCCGAGCCAGCAGATCCGGGAGGGGAGCCCCTGAAACTGCACCCGTTCCTCCGCCATGTCGAGCCAGCGGTGGAGTGCCCGATCCTCGGGGAACAAGTCGCGGACCGCCCGATCGGTGGCAGCGATGTCGGCGGGATCGCCGCTCAACGCCACCCAGCGGAAGGGACCCTTGCCTTCAGCGAACAGTGGCCGGACATAGGCAGGGACGAACCCGGGGTAGGCGAAGGCGTCCTCGAACCCGCCGAGGCGGGCCTCCCCGCGCAAGTTGTTGCCGTAGTCGAAGACTTCGGCGCCGGCCTTCATGAAACCCACCATCGCCTCGCAATGCTGGGCCATGGAGTCACGCGCCTGCTCGACATACCAGCCGGGGTCCTTGTCGCGCAGCTTCGGCGCCTCGTGCACCTCGATCCCGATCGGGACGTATCCGGCCAGTGGGTCGTGTGCCGAGGTCTGGTCGGTGACGATGTCGATCTCGATCCCGCGCCGCAGCAACTCCGGGAATACCTCGGCGGCATTGCCGACCACTCCGATCGACAACGCCCGCAATTCGGCTCGGGCGGCGAGAGCGGACTCGATGGCGGCGTCGAGCGATGGAGCGAACTCGTCGAGATAGCGGGTGTCGATCCTCCGCTGGATGTGGTCGGGATCGATCTCCACGCACAATGCCACCCCGCCATTCATCGTGATCGCCAGCGGCTGGGCGCCACCCATCCCCCCCAGCCCGGCGGTGAGGGTCAGGGTCCCGGCGAGGGTGCCACCGAACCGCTGGTCGGCGATCGCTGCAAAGGTCTGATAGGTGCCCTGGAGGATCCCCTGGGTGCCGATGTAGATCCAGGACCCGGCCGTCATTTGCCCGTACATGGTGAGGCCGGCCGCCTCCAGCTCGCGGAAGGTCTCCCAATCGGCCCAGTCAGGGACCAAGAGGCTGTTGGCGATGAGCACCCTCGGCGCCATCGGGTGGGTGCGAAAGACGCCCACCGGCTTCCCCGATTGGACCAGCAGAGTCTCGTCGTCTTCGAGCGCCGTCAGCGAGCGGACGATGGCATCGAACGCTTGCCAGGATCGCGCCGCGCGGCCGGTACCGCCGTAGACGACCAGATCCTCCGGCCGCTCGGCCACCTCCGGGTCGAGGTTGTTCATCAGGCAGCGCAGTGCGGCCTCCTGCAACCAACCCTTGGT harbors:
- a CDS encoding ABC transporter permease is translated as MNHRRLNFGAGSRLVAVVLAVGFTSLLIVVAGASPIEAFKLLWEGSVGTQDKLANTLMTWVPLVLASAGLVVTFSAGLWNIGVEGQIVMGAVAASWVAREVSIGTPGIVTLALIAGLLAGLLWGLLAGALRVYGRVNEIFGGLGLDFVATGFVVYLVIGPWKRAGIASTSGTDPFPRDSWLPTIGNKLAPIALILAVAGVVGVLYLMRGTYFGLRLKAVGANPASAFIIGIQTHRYLLAAMAIGGALAGVAGTIQAIGFQHKLVPSISGGYGFLGILVVLLASYRAALIAPIAFFFVMISVGSSQLSLRLGLDSSIGGVIQGSLVLIAILVGGWQVQRARRRAVPTVEA
- the hutI gene encoding imidazolonepropionase, whose protein sequence is MTTLTLTNIGQLVTNASGVPGDLGLIEDAAVALDGDRVVWAGSTRDLPKAHRDADAIDCEGRAVLPGFVDSHTHAVFAGDRSEEFARRLRGESYEEILAAGGGIHSTVAATRSTPTDRLADEAVARLGRMLASGTTTVEVKSGYGLTTADEVRILEAAIEAGRRSPVDVVATFLGAHVPDRGMDRSEYVDLVVDEMLPACAPLAEWCDVFCDRGAFTVDDARRILSAAAGLGLGAKLHAEQLAHTGAAALAAEIGSASADHLDHVTDEDAVLLREAGVVAVLLPAASFSMRSPQAPGRMVWDAGVTVALATDCNPGTSNVESMPFVIALACLEMGLTPEEAVWAATLGGAQALRLDDRGRVTPGTLADLTIFDAPSYSHIPYRPGSALVWKVVKRGEVVA
- the hutU gene encoding urocanate hydratase, giving the protein MSSPRTVRASRGSTLTTKGWLQEAALRCLMNNLDPEVAERPEDLVVYGGTGRAARSWQAFDAIVRSLTALEDDETLLVQSGKPVGVFRTHPMAPRVLIANSLLVPDWADWETFRELEAAGLTMYGQMTAGSWIYIGTQGILQGTYQTFAAIADQRFGGTLAGTLTLTAGLGGMGGAQPLAITMNGGVALCVEIDPDHIQRRIDTRYLDEFAPSLDAAIESALAARAELRALSIGVVGNAAEVFPELLRRGIEIDIVTDQTSAHDPLAGYVPIGIEVHEAPKLRDKDPGWYVEQARDSMAQHCEAMVGFMKAGAEVFDYGNNLRGEARLGGFEDAFAYPGFVPAYVRPLFAEGKGPFRWVALSGDPADIAATDRAVRDLFPEDRALHRWLDMAEERVQFQGLPSRICWLGYGERDKAGLAFNDLVRSGAVSAPIVIGRDHLDSGSVASPYRETEAMLDGSDAIADWPILNALLNTASGAAWVAVHHGGGVGIGKSIHAGAQVVADGTDDGAFRVERVLTNDPGTGVMRHADAGYERAIEVAHERGVRIPMEEG
- a CDS encoding glycerophosphodiester phosphodiesterase, with product MKAYFSHEHPIRLAHRGSRVLWPENTMVAFQGAVDMGYRYLEIDVHVSRDGRVVVFHDDRLERLTDGVGRVWERTWDELQALDAAYNFKLAEVFPLRGTGLKVPLLADLLQTFPEALFNIDLKQAGIEEVVASEIERLQAQDRVLIGSFRDWRIREFRRLTRGRVAVSAGPRELAQAVASCRVGLPVRGIADALQIPRRIASARLVDSAHKAGKQVHVWTVNAPDQMKTLLAMGVDGIITDRPDLLNEVVFG
- a CDS encoding ABC transporter permease, which codes for MEATFATIVAAAAPLIYATMGETITEKAGVINLSLDGSILLSAMTGFATTYVTGSVMLGFVAAMVVSMVIAALIAFASIELKLNQIAVGFVLTLFAAELSSFLGKSYVGVRGTHVPHLEIPWLSEIPFFGKVLFDHNLSVYGSFVALIVAYLFIFRTKRGLELQGIGERPDAAFARGIPVNKLRYVYTIVGGALVGLAGAAFSLDVKFGWRENLTLNFGWIALAIVIFGGWHPVRAAFGCYLFGALQVVALKLQPVPALQSFSQILPILPFVLMIFTMVIVYLDGFRRFGERHPRWRRLFASDPPAGIGRVFERE